From the genome of Solanum lycopersicum chromosome 12, SLM_r2.1:
ttataattaattattttttcacactATAATTATCTTATAAGTGATGTAAATTATATGGAAATATACGTAGAGAAATAATAGAGAAGAAAATGTGTTTGTATGCATATGTGTTTGTTGTAATCGCTAATTTTCTCTgtatagttttaattttatcgAATCTCCACAAAGGGACTTGTGTGTTGTGTTTAAAGATGAAGACACATTATTCATTCTATTTATCGAGTAGGAAAGCCAACGAGGTATTTTGTGGATCGTGCTGTCCTTTTATTCTATTATTTCTAATGTTTGAAAATGAAATCATGTTATACATTATTGTtgattcataataataataatatattcaaagatCAATCTTTGCTTGGGATCTCATAGAATATATTGGGTGTATACAATCAACTTTCATATATAGATTTTCAAGGTTATGTATGTGTTAAACGCGTATATTTAATCCGTTGTTGAATTAGAATTTTACGTAAAGATCTTAAAAGACTGTGTCATGTGAGAATAAGATTTGAATATGTGTGGCtttaattaatcatatttttgaaccatttttttattttattaaaaattagtaatttttaatctaatttatACGATGTAATTTTTAGTAAATGAGATTAGTGCCAATTTAATTTGTTACATGCCTTAATTGACTCCgttcaaagttaaattatattttgcatATATATAGCAAATAATTATGACATTCATACAACTATataataagttttttatttgtttaatatgtctcacatttttcaaatttttttgtgttatCAATATTTTTGACCAATATTCATTATTCCATATGATCCCATGGAATTATGAAAACTGTTAGTtcaactaaatttaatatttttgataaaaaatattaatatacatgtaaaaagtattaaaatgttaataaaataatcaaatttttagaACTCGTATTTTCTAATGTACAATGAGCTGGTTGATgctcaaaatcataaatattgaaCCTATCAAGTTTGACTTTCGAATAGCCCATgatgtttttttcatttttagatgTTTGGAACCCTATTTTCAAATGTTGTGtcgaaaatattttgttcaaatgAACTCAGAACATGATTATGATATAACGTTttctcataaaatattttattttttgatgtttCCTTCAATTTTCCTAACACATTTAATTTCCCTTCTCAAAATGCAATATAGTAATTATTTGCAAATTAATAACTACTAGTATAATTCTCAAATGTAATTTGCTTGATTCTCTAATCAAATCAAAGATTTGTGAAGATTTCATAAGTTATTGAATGGATAGTCTTAAAAATTACTTTCACGTTCGATAGATTTAATTAaactgaatttattttttttcataaaatatagataaatataaTGACGTGAGTAGATAAGGCTAAGaacaaatacaatatatatacattcaacAGGTTTAACTAAATTTAGAAATCTTTTATACATCGTATAAATATGTATGTGTTGACGTGTTGGATTAGGACAAGGGCAAATGAAATACATGATTAATAGGTTCAACTGAATTTAGAACTCTATATATGACGTTTCTAGATAAGGTCAACGATAATGCAATATACATTCAATAGGTTTAATTGAATCACAAACTCGATTACACATACAAGGCTAGGAgcaaatacaatatatattcaacatatttaactaaattcaaatctttttttgaCATAATAAGTTCAAAGGTAAATGCAATATACATTCAATAGGTTCAATTGATCAATCACAAACTCTATTTTTACATATGTATATAAGGCTAAGGGCAAATGTAATATACATatcaaattcaatttaattcaaaaggttttataaaatgataaataagtATATGATGATGTAATTAGATAATATCAAAGGGATAAATGCAATATACATCAAACAGGTTCAACTAAATTCAAAACTCttttacatatattaaaatatatgttgacATGTTAGATAAGGCTAAGAGCGTacaatatatattcaatatgTTAAACTGAAGTCAaaaattttaacacaaaaaaaaacatatgttaCGTTGACGTGATTAGATAAGATTAAGGGCAAATACAGTATTAATTCAACAGGTTCAACTGAATCGAGCACTCTTTTCCCCTATATATATACCTTTATATCACTCTCTCTTTCCTTCAccaaattatattcatatttctttccttcacattcttcttttttctatccccatacatatttttaaaatgtctaATTTTGGACAAGTAAAGACATTGAATCCTTCAATTCCTCAAGAaattttttcccttaatatttcatCTAGACTTAGTACAAATTTAGATGAAATTAAAGAATCTTCAAAAgattttggaaaaattattcaaaatatattaccAGCTGCTGTTCTTTATCCTTCTTGTGTTAATGACATAATTGACCTCATACAATTTTCTTATGACCTTTCTGTCCCTTTTCATGTAGCAGCCAAAGGTCATGGACATTCCATTAGGGGACAAGCCATGGCAAAAAATGGGGTACTTGTGGAAATGaattctttaaataataataataatgagaattGTGGTGTTAGGGTTTCTTGGGATTCGGATTTAGGGTTTTACGCGGATGTTGGAGGTGAACAATTATGGATCGATGTTCTTCATAACACCCTAGAGTATGGCTTAGCACCTGTTTCGTGGACAGATTATTTGTACCTCACAGTTGGTGGTACTCTCTCTAATGCCGGAATTAGTGGCCAAATTTTCCGATATGGTCCTCAAATAAGTAATGTTCATGAGATGGACGTTATTACAGGTTAAATTTATAaagcatatacataatatttctAATAATGACTTACAAATTAGTGGTATCAGTGAAAGTCTCGATTCTcaccatacaagtaatacatgcattattttaagaaatactTTTCCCCCCTAacattattaatatttcatatgATGATATGTCACCTTATAGTAAAACATAagtcagaaaaaaaaaactatagttATTTTTCTTAGTGTATGCATGACTAATATACTAGTTTATATATGAATTTCCCCAAATCATACAATTAATTTGAggaatcatatttttttttatgtgataataatataattaaatgattgtttatttaatattttattttttgttgttatttgatgtttggttTCAGGTAAAGGGGATTTAATGACTTGCTCCAAAGATGTGAATTCAGAATTATTTTTTGGAGTTTTAGGAGGTTTGGGACAGTTTGGAATAATAACTAGGGCAAGAATTGTCTTGGATAGAGCACCAACAAGAGTAAGTACGACGGTATTTGACTGAACAcgaaatttataaataaaaaaaaaagattttgagtCGGTGAATCCTAGTCACCGTCTTTATATATGGTGTTTACCTGTATGTTTTTTCTGGACGCGTCTTATATATATACTGCTTTCGAACAACAACTAAGAGATCCTTTCGAGGAACCTAGCCTCTAAATAAACAAACTTATCTAAGTTAAATTgtttctaaatattaaaatatgtcgTTTTTCTCTaaacatatcaaaaaaaaaattagtgttaTATAAAATAGAACATAAATATTAGTTTAAACTTCTATTTCTTACCTATGCAAATgtataattatgattttttttttcttgtaggTGAAATGGGTGAGAatgttatatgatgatttttcaaaattcacaaaAGATCAAGAACATCTTATTTCAATTCATAATAATGGATTGGATTATGTTGAAGGCTCTCTAATAATGGAACAAAGCTCTCTAAATAATTGGAGATCTTCATTTTATTCACCTTCCAATCAAAccaaaattatttcattattatctcaaaataaaattatgtattgCTTGGAAATggtgaagtattatgatgatcacactGCTAATACTATTGATGAGGTGTGTACCAATACATATTTTTCGTCCTCGATTTACGTGattcacttttctttttctatatgtcaaaataattttactataaatCTTATTTCAGATTACAAGTTCAAAagtcttttctttatttcttcagCATTATGTACTCTGTCAAAGTGCACATCATATTAATTAGGATAAAGAGAGAATAATTTAGTAATGTTACAttaaaaatcatcatataacatacatgtatacacataaaataacataaaagatctgtttatcttatatatacattataattttcTGACGATACTTTTTGTCCTTCTAATATTTaaactttgtatatatatatatataggaattGAAGAAGTTAGTACAAGGATTGAACTATTTGGGTGGATTTATGTACAAGAAAGATGTGacttttgttgaatttttgaatAGAGTAAGAAAAGGACAAATAGAGTTAGAATTAAAAGGAATGTGGGATGTTCCACATCCATGGCTCAATTTGTTTGTACCTAAGTCCAACATCATGCAATTTAATGCTGCTGTTTTTGAAGACATCATTCTCAGACAAAACAAACCAACAGGAACCATCCTTGTCTACCCAACAACCAGGGAAAGGTAAACCCCCCACCCcaacttaaatatatatatatatatatatatatagatagatagatagatagatagataaggTAATCTGTTGTGTTGTATAAATTATTCTGTATTTACATAGAACATAAAGAAGAGTCACACTTCAAAGAGTATGCATGTGACATAGACAACTTATTCTAAGTATGTCTACCCAACAACCGGGAAAAGGTAAACCCCCCCCCCTccacttaatatatatatatatatatatataaggtaatATGTTATGTTGTATAAATCATTCTGCATTTACGTAGAACATAAAGAAGAGTCACAGTTCAAAGAGTATGCATGTGATGTAGACAACTTATTCTAAGTATGTCTACCCAACAACCAGGAAAAGgtaaacccccccccccacacacacacacccacaCCCCCACAcacacttaatatatatatatatatagatagatagataaggTAATCTGTTGTGTTGTATAAATCATTCTGCATTTACGTAGAACATAAAGAAGAGTCACAGTTCAAAGAGTATGCATGTGATGTAGACAATTTATTCTAATACTTAGCTTTCAAGAGTTGAATCCTATCCAATTCGTTTCGTAGTCATCGATCATAGCTTATTGGTGTTGAAGCGTAACGTAGACAACTTACACAGCTCAAACTCATGATCTATAAGTGACTTACCATATATACAGATAATAAGTACTCCCTCTGTCCATTGTTctttgtcatggtttctatttttagagtcaaactataagaactttaactaacattttaagatgtactttttcatcatattgatatgcaaaaaatgcaacttatagtacttttcttataatttttgagtatgtaaatttttt
Proteins encoded in this window:
- the LOC101266491 gene encoding cytokinin dehydrogenase 3-like, which produces MSNFGQVKTLNPSIPQEIFSLNISSRLSTNLDEIKESSKDFGKIIQNILPAAVLYPSCVNDIIDLIQFSYDLSVPFHVAAKGHGHSIRGQAMAKNGVLVEMNSLNNNNNENCGVRVSWDSDLGFYADVGGEQLWIDVLHNTLEYGLAPVSWTDYLYLTVGGTLSNAGISGQIFRYGPQISNVHEMDVITGKGDLMTCSKDVNSELFFGVLGGLGQFGIITRARIVLDRAPTRVKWVRMLYDDFSKFTKDQEHLISIHNNGLDYVEGSLIMEQSSLNNWRSSFYSPSNQTKIISLLSQNKIMYCLEMVKYYDDHTANTIDEELKKLVQGLNYLGGFMYKKDVTFVEFLNRVRKGQIELELKGMWDVPHPWLNLFVPKSNIMQFNAAVFEDIILRQNKPTGTILVYPTTRERWDDRMSAIIPEEDIFYIVGFLHSSSGNNECKILDDQNKEILNYCDKVGLNIKQYLPHYNTKEDWIKHFGKKWHIFQQRKIQFDPKKILSPGQNIFN